The following are encoded in a window of Phaseolus vulgaris cultivar G19833 chromosome 3, P. vulgaris v2.0, whole genome shotgun sequence genomic DNA:
- the LOC137839419 gene encoding uncharacterized mitochondrial protein AtMg00820-like: MGKKIGECLMKKLTIASLLATPPIAMIVEEFVHVVFDEVDHKEMKSSKNCAEEDEQNIILQKHTNFVSQVEPKTIEEALNNEKWVAAMHEELIQFTRNDVWLPVPKSDKMNIIGTKWVFRNKLDEAGVITINKAILVAKGYNQE, translated from the exons ATGGGAAAGAAAATCGGGGaatgtttgatgaaaaagctgacaATAGCATCTTTATTGGCTACTCCTCCAATAGCTATGATTGTAGAAGAATTTGTTcatgtggtgtttgatgaagttgatcacAAAGAAATGAAATCCTCAAAGAATTGCGCAGAAGAGGATGAACAAAACATCATTTTGCAGAA GCACACAAAttttgtctctcaagttgaaccaaagACAATTGAAGAAGCACTTAATAATGAGAAATGGGTGGCTGCAATGCATGAAGAGCTTATTCAATTCACAAGGAATGATGTGTGGCTTCCTGTTCCAAAGTCAGATAAGATGAATATCATTGGAACTAAATGGGTCTTCAGAAACAAGTTGGATGAAGCTGGTGTGATTACTATAAACAAGGCAATACTAGTTGCCAAAGGTTACAATCAAGAATAA